CTATTTCTCTTTTATCTCTATTCAGATCAACAGCTTTCATTCCTGAAATTAACTCTAATAATATTACACCTAAACTATATACATCACTTTTTTCTGTTAATCTAAATGATCTGTGATAATCTGGGTCTAGATACCCTGGTGTTCCTTGTGGACCTGTCCATATGTATCTAGATGATACTGATGATTCTGGATATACTAGTAATCTTGATAAACCGAAATCTCCGACTTTGATTTTCATATCTTTTTCGACAAAGATGTTTGATGATGTTATATCTCTGTGAACAATTGCTGGGTCTACTGAGAAATGTAAGTATTCAACTGCCATTGCTGTTTGTAATGCCACTTCAACTCGAACCTGCGAAATAACACCAGACAGACCATATCAACACCAATTTCATGAACTGCTACAAACTTCACACATATTCATGAGGTTTTACATAATGGGAAAGCTCAATTGTGACACTTGCAATCTCATTATGAATCCATCGCTTTTGACAACTTAGCAACCAATTGAATGAATATGTACAAACATGTTGATAACTTCAACTAATGCTAACATGGAAATTTAACGAAAATGACAATGTACAAACTTTTCGATAACTTGAAGTAATGATAACGTAGAAATGAATGAAAATGGAATACTAAAGTATTAATGAAAGAATTTGAGTTGTTACCTGCCAAGATAAAGACCCTTTTCGGTGCAAGCCATTGGAACCATGGAGATGATCAGCTAAGGTACCATTAGGAACAtaatcataaacaagaagaaGACCTCTTGGATCAATACAATACCCATGAAGTTTGACAAGATTCGGATGATTAATAGACGAAAGAATCAAAATCTCATTGCAAAACGGTTTACTAGCAGCAGTACTACTATGTAATTTATGAAGTTTTTTCACAGCAACAAGTCTAGTATCAAATAATTGCCCCAGAAAAACAGACCCAAATCCACCATCACCAATTTTACGTTTTGGATCAAACCCATTTGTTGCAGATTCAAGTTCTTCATAACTATACACAGGTGGTAGTAGAAGATTTGGCGAGCGATGTTTATGTAGAAACAGAGTTGTTGGATCTTCTtcagtttgaaaagaaggataaGTTTTTCTGAATCTAAACAGTGCTAGTATCAGTGCAGTGAGAAataaaacacaaacaaaaatgAAGAGTGGAATTAAAAGTGCAATCTTTTTTGATTTATGCCTATGGATAATGACTTCACTGATATTCtgggttgaagatgatgaaaaacagAGAAAGGGTTTAAGTGGGTCTGAAGAATTAAACCCACAAAACCCATTTTTTGATTCACAAGTTCTGCAATTTGAAAACCAAGTATCTAAATTTTCATCATACTGGATTTGAATACCATTCTTCAGATAAAtctctaaaaaccctaagaaatctTCTTGACAACCattgtgttcttcatcttcttcttgattatcaGAATGATTCTTTGATTCACAGCCATGTAGTAGTTTAATTGGTTGTTTATACAATTCACATTCCCAGCTACAAACACTGCAATTTGGATGAGTTGTGAGAGATTCCTTACAAGGTTTAACAAAAGATAAACGAGAACAAGTTGAATCAGAGAATCTAAATGGTGAACCAGACAGATTTATAGAACGACGAGTTAGAACTGAAGAACAGTGGGTTTTCTCAGTAGGGTTTAAAAGAGATAAAGGAGAGACTAGTAAAGAAGAAGTGTTTGGTTCAAAATgaaggaaagaaaaagagaacCCATTAATGGAAATTACTGGAACAGATTGGTTTGAGCAATGGATCTGAAACCATGGGTTTCCACAACCTGGGTTTGTTGAGAATGGATAAGATAGTGTTGTTGAATTGAAACATGAAGATTCTTCAGTCcttgatgatgaacatgaatgaGAATCTCTGAAAAATATACTTAGTACTACTAGTAGAAGAAGAATTTTTAGTATGATTGTCATTAACAGAGAAAAATGATGAATGAATCTATCTGTTTATGAAGAGATCTAGTGAGGAGTTCTACCGGTagattttttttctgttttaaaGAAAAGTTATATTCCTAGAGATGAGAGGTTTAATGAGTTTTGGTTTGGTATGAATTCTTTGGAGAGAGAGAATGGGGATGGGAGTGAGACTTGggagaagacaaaaaaaaatcaaaagcccCAAGACGAGATTATTGAGAAATGAACCCTAATTTGCGATTTGTTTTTGCTTTTGTTTACAGTAATCATCAGTTTTTGTTAGTGATTACTTCGATAAAAATGCCTAATCAAATTTTCATTTATGTCCAATcgagtttttaattattttcttgagTGAGAGTGTTGATTAACTAATTATTTAAATAAAAGTATGTTGAATGGGAATTGATTCTTCAGTTCTTCTCTTTATGGGCGTTTCTCAATGGCtggagcagttcctatggactccACGAAACAAGAATCCGTTGATTTTTGATCTcattatggactcaacaaacatgaaaaacagatggacaaaccaataaatttgttggtttgttgagtgagatggaaAAATAAGCGCGTGCAATGGAAGACCAAGCGAGCGTGGCACAAACGCTGGCGTGTGAGACAAAAGCGCCGGCATTTGTCCTTCAGTCGCCCGGTGTAGCTCCACACGCCAGCAGCTCTGGTTAAAGCGCCGCGTGTTTTCGAAAAGCGCCAACGGCTAAATCTGGACGGCtgaaaactcttgtgatctaacggctataatttttgagttctataaatactcttcATTCCAACTCTAAATTCAAAGATTCTACACActcttcactctcaaatcatctataaaaatgcctcccagagttcgtggtgttagattcactcaacaagaggatttagctgtttgtagagcctttgtttttcacacacaagatgttGTTGGTAGGAATGTAGCCGAATCGACGTtgactttctgggagaaagtttatagAATGTTCACCACTGAAATGGGGAACATTAATGAGTGTGATTCTCACTTATTGTCGCATCGTTTTAGTTCAATTAGTAGTCATATATCGGAGTTCGTCGCTTTACTAATGGAGAATCACATAAATAAGCTCAAAGGTGAAGCTGTACATGGAGTGGAACCCAGAATTCTAGCGATGTGGGAAGTATCTCATGGCGGTCGTCCTTTCAACTTCCATGCTTGTCTCAACTTTCTTAGGGTGCTCAATAAATACAATCCCTACatcgccctaggaattccaccactcGATGAGAATTGACGCATATATGATGTggtagttgttttaatctaatgtatttcgtttattctcatgtatgatgtggttgttcaatgcaatatgtttttatttatgagattgatggtgcaatgtttaatccaagaaaaatttaaattagttatgatattgatggtgccAATGTGAATACATCCACATGCttggttttagataatcgtaataaaCACAAAATCCAACTTCAATCAGCCCACTCCATCAAAAAACACCTTggacattcccagaaatgccttccatatgtgttttcttcagaagaagtgcgcaaatgcataaaagtcttgcaaCCGGGATTTGAGCATCCACTaattctctgtggacaatgtttgtattcgtgatctccatatccacaatgcttgcagtgtaataactccttcaatttggctttaagtttgaagtttttgaagagtgttgcaatcttttcttcttcttctttaatcttcatagcatcatctagcatatgtggttcctctgaacagttgggatcttgacattgcaaatacctgagcttttccggttgtgattcaatcaccattctgatgcgtgaacaaccttcccgcggacactttgaatacatccaagggcattgcataagactgtggttatccatgaaacataatggacaaactcttttgcttcgacacatagtatttgcttcgctttgcctttagaaaacatggtggatatTGAGAAAGAAATAtgttggtttggttgagaataaaacctagtgttgtatttataacaaaaaaaataggcgttggtaattcaaCGAGCGGTTTTAGTAAAATCGCGTTGTTTTACTACATACGCCAACTCTTAATTCAAACGGGCAGTTGTAGTAAAGCCGCGTggttttactacaaacgccaacgactcgattttctttctcgacctataaattccattcttcccatctccaaaatcacatcttcctcttcttcttctttttttctgaaaCTCTTAATCTCTCTCACTCTGCATAAATGTATGTTAGAAATCatggtcccaagtttactgaagaagaggatataactatatgcaaagcatatatttttcatagggtaatcactggtaTGGGCTCTCAAGATGGATTtttttgggagaacgtttttcaatgttcgtctcactgacgggaaacccatgaaaccgagatgctcgtcaattgcgtgctcgttttcaatctattaggcttGCAGTCCAGGCATTTCTTGCTTTGGTAATGGAAATTGATCTAGAAAAGTTCATCGGTGTAACTGAAGAagaagtgatccaaacaactcttgataattgggaggaagctcagaTAAACCTTTTGGTTACGAAGCgtgttttagaattctaaaagatggtccatctcaagcacatatGTACTGCACTCAATGCCTCTCCCGGtctttacaatagaagaagatgttactcttgttcgattttggttacatcgtatgatgagaccaatgaacaatgatTATTTCTAGTAAAGAGTATTGAGACATTTTGTAGTATCGCGGaacgaaaccataagaaacagtaagagcctagaactaagaattgcattcatcaataaggaagtcaaacattatacagaagttttgtggatggttcaccgtagcaattctggattatccaacgaagaactggtgagtatcttagctttgtcctcactgatcaactgcatcataaatatccgaacttgttgtttatctgttttacagaaaaccatcgctcagaACAAGTTTACTAAAGAAAccggaagagagtttaagcattttgaatgttatgaactctacatcgagaatgtcgctggatttgatgtagtttgatgtttttgttgtggtttattaaaatgtagtttgatgttatttgcaagtttaaattgtaaGAACTTTCGCTTAATCTGAAGTGtaaatctattttaaaatctaaatattttcattcattgatattactgccaattcatttacaagatataaacttagacaataataaaaagtactaaacaacttcaataaaaatcaagtacaagttttggcctcctgtttatcttcatttgacgtatcttccattcaatgCACTCTTTGAcagtttttcctttgtttttgaattttgtattgttaactttcaaaattggagctcttctttgccttttagcggaacattttcttggagcaacttcaaaaacttgcacttccctcttacaattttcaatcttttgaaaactctcacatatcttagaaacatcagcttcaagttttgcattgcaaaaaagtgtgatcgccttttcagccatttcaccaacaataaactaaaaaattgaaatagagtttagaagagaaaattcaaggttgtgaattttggtgtgagtgaattgtttgaagatgatggtaatttatataggtaaaaagtgaattttaAATTTCTAAAATACTACTCGTTCACGTTTTTGCTTCAAACGCCAGCGTTCGAAGTTTGAGCGCCGTGTTTATGTTTCGAACGTCGGCGCTTGTGGTTTCAACGCCGGCGTTTAACCTACACACGTTGGCGTGTGTCCCTAACCCGGGCGCTTGATGTTCACCGCTCATTGTTGTTCCATAGTGGAGAAACCTggttggccatccacctggctcaacaaaaaaaatgggtttgttcattcccataggaattgcccttaagGTTTGCTGAAGCAGATGATACGTACAGGCCGATACGTAACTGCATCGATAAATATTGACACATGATCTTTAATGTATCAGTTTCTCATTGCACTTCtagcaaaaagaaagaaaaaaaaagtactaGTAGGTCGTTGTACCAATTTTGTATTAGTCATACCGAGCTCATACAAACTGGTTAGTATCAGAGTGATACAcgactctctttttttttgtggaagAATAGTTTTCCCTCGTACCATTGATAAGAAAATTTTGTATTTTCCGGAAAAAAACTGTTACATCTTCATTCCATGTTTAAATGTTCAGATAGATTAAAAGGGAAATTAGTGTGGAGCCTTTGCATACATGTTGTATTGCATCCttgtaacaaaaaaaattaaaatttggttGACCGAGTGATACACGACAGGCAGAATAAATGACCAGAGTTATATATGTGTAGCCAATAAAGGGGGGATCCTGCACCCGGATTTTTAGGGACTGTACCAAAATCTATAAAAGACAAAAAAACTTTTAACACGTGGATTAGTACCTATATCAACAACCATGCTGGTTTCATAGGGGTGTACTGTGCACATAGTTGAACTCCCATTTCACAAAACAAATTTTCAACTTTTCTTCCTCACCGTCATCAAAACGTTAATGATCGTTGTCATTGAAGTTTATATGGTTAGTCCATTATCTTTGGAATTGTATTGTTAATAATTTTTTATTGATTAACAATTACGATTGATCTGTAGTACAAAAGAAATTgacttttattttaaattttgagGTTCCAGAAACTcaacaacataaaaatggagATATATTTGAGTTCAATGATTAATAATAAGATATAAAAGCTCTGAATTTTCAACGATATTCTTTATCAATGGATGTTGCTTGTGGATACAAGAAATGTGGAAACCGGAGGGCCAGATAGGTGAATCAAGGAAATTTTATCTTCTTATATTTTTATAAACGTTTATACTTTGACAAAAGTCAAGATTTATATACTTTGACAAATTATATGGCTCCTTCTATAGAAACTACCGCGTTTGTGAGGATCTAGGCCTCTTCACTAGCGAGATCAAACAATTTTTATCCGATTTTTCTTATCCGGCTCGTAAAAAGAAAATCTATTCATCATTTCATCATATCAGTACCTGGTTGCTGGTGGAAAACTGAATTTTGTTTCTGTGTCATTACACCAAAGTCATGTGGAAAAAATATACAAGCATAATTCACTAAAAGGTAATTAGTATAAATAAACAATTTCATAGAGTTTTTTTTTGACACATTCCACCGGGTTTAAGGAAAACTCAAAACCTTACAGACTAAACAATaggaaaagaaatgaaaaaaaaaactctctaaTGAAAACCTACAACTACTGAACTCCACAACATACTACCAAAAACAGGACTCACTACTGCTCCAACAACAACATACCAAAGTTCAAAACCTATTACTATCCTAAAAACTCAAATATATCTAAACGCTTCAAAAACTTCTCTTAAGTACCCTAACAAGCTTCCTCGGGCATAAGGAAAAACATTCGTCAATAACACTTTTGACATCAAATTAACCATTTGAAGGGTTGGTTTTCTCACCTTAGCAGAACTCTCTTCTCTACACCTTTCACCCATAAACGAGAATTCTTCTAAACTGAAGATTTATGAGAGAAATGAGCCCTTACACCCACAAGCTTGTCACGTTGCAAATACCCATTCATCCTCTCCACCTAAGATAAAAGAAAACTCATATTGTCACTACCAGCATTAGATATATCCTCCCTACAATCTCCTCCAATAGACATgatcacctcattaatcaccagATCACAATTCATCCCGCTACTTGAGTTTCCATTTATCAAACCAACTTTATCTATTATTACTACCTCCATTGTTCCACCTTCTCCGATTTTAGAAATTTGTTGACTATTATAAGCAAAGAAATGTTGAACTTATTAGTCATATCAATAGGAATCTCCATCCGTTTATCAATTCCATTACTAGAAGATTCATCAAGAAATCCTTCATCAAAGAAATCAGAGTATTTGTTCATGttcgagcattgctcggttgaactcgccaaacgttggtatgtcaagtttggttctcatatattagttccaaaactcaaggttgcttgattagattactagattcaactttgttaggttagactatgaagtctagaaatgttgagataaactcgtgttactctgaagaacctgaagacctATCAAAATTAGCGAACACGTTATCTTTCTATTTGAGGCTAACAATACAATACTTgaattgtttccatttctatctatGTTGCTGGCTAGTCGTTTATATTGAAAATacaacatgcgaagttatatatatatatatatattctggaTACGAAAAATAATTctattagatatatatatatatatatatatatatatatatatataaatgaaactctagtattagagacttgatcatttcATTATCATCAAAGTGCCAAGGAAAAATATACAAGTTGTAGCACAACTTTGTATAtttaattacgaagtataacgtctagattttgaacttcgtaattgcgacattgACATTATCTTTGTAACTTTTTACAAGATTGGGTAATCAACTTTAGGTTGAttccatgcctagaaaactatgtttaactacatgagtttaaggaaataCACTTGCAAAACtcgtttcgtagttgaaaggaatcaaTGTGACTGGTGGTTCGATTCCTATTGGGGTTCTATAGCAAGACCCATCCCTATTAGGGATCTCTTGCAGGAACCTTCCCAATAACAAATCTTATTTCCGGTTTCATATGTACTTTAGGGTTCGTGTGAATATCGGAATATGAATTGATATTtaagaaagttcaagatgtcgacatagtgagtTTTGAACACATGCtaaaatcttattattttattgttcaaagatattccttgaaactcaaggtgagatcccaaaccgaaatatttgagaatcttATATTTGGGTTTTGAATTTATATGTTCTATTTTCCCAGTAAGCAAAACATATCTTTGAgagatatattagtaaagtatacttgtatgctagctaatattgagttgtcatccatgagaGATTTCGGTAATTAGTTGGATATttagttggaattagacaaaaccgaaaatTGGTGTGTATTCcatatcttttgatattttcgataatggaaattccttggtgtccaaactaccttggtctatagatAGTGAAtattgttcttcttacaaacttccTGACAATCAGAGTgatagccgactaatagtattataAGTAATACTATTCTGGACTGatgagtaacctaattaggcaaaatctcttacatcTGCGCTTTGAAGTCTTCTGtgagatcaagaagcgtctagaaatattgttggtgggaaactggaattgtattattattgtagttttgtattattaatttgattgaataaAGGTAGTTGAACCTTGATATTCAACTAGTTTCTTTATTttaagaaccttctcttctgatataaggtcactcaaactagatcaaggatcgaCAAATTTCATATCTGTTTTAAGATCTGGAGATAGGCTTGTGATCATTTATTATTAACAGAcatcgttctgtgcgtgatcgatcataagggAACCAAGTTATTTGTGCAGGTACATTGAAaactgaagatttgaagacaagaagattctTTATTGGTTTATGATCTTTGTGATTTACTTCGTTCACATTTGATTGGATGGGATCCGACTTGGATTTGTTTATCTCGATAGACATGTTATATATAGTGGTATAGGTCGATGATCTATTATTTGGTGGTTATCTTCAGGATACGAATCTGATAGGTTGTGAACCTAGATCTGATTATCTTGATAATCTAGATCTTGGTTGATCTGAAGcgaacaaaggagtttatattatttaaataggagagcctttgtttgactcaacAAATATCTCTTATTTAGTTCTTGAGATTTATAGCGGTTACAGAATACAGATTAGTCCTTTATTATTTCGGAAtgtgatccaaaggagttgagtgcaagAAGTCATCATAGCAGGTGAAGCGgattaagatagtggactctatcttcgGATTTACGTGCGTCGACCAGATTGGTATTAGGCGCAAGAATACTAAAGAAACTAGGTAACTTGGAATTAGtttatttgatttcagccatacgaagttggtagtagtctttgtatatcggcttaattctgagagtattcaaaactggactaagtcTCGGGTGTTTTTTACATTtgtggttcctcgttaacaaaatcttgtgtcgtgttatttactttacttccgtatTATTTAGCTTGTCTTTATAGTTTAAGTAAATACACTTTGTACGTTAATTGTCACTTGGACAGATCCCACAAGTGAACACCTTATTGAAATAATcttttagtgattgttgcttaaagaagATTATACAAGGTTGGTCTTGAATAAGTTGTGATAACGAAAAGATTGTGTTgaacttggtaccctcgtcatttcagttCCTCCCCTACATCTCTTCAAAAATTTTAACTACCCATCCCTCTTGCTTAGATGCCTCATTATTCTTATTCGCTTGAGCATTCATTGTCAATTTAGCAGCTGCAGCAATAGCATCCTCAGAAGTAGCCTTTCCAGCTGTTGCAACAGCTGTAGAAAAGGCGCACTTCTCATCAGTGTGACCAAAAACTTCACAATGTGTATATCGAGATGGTTTTCATCCATACTACATGGGTGGATTGATCCTTACCTTCCCAATTAGTGCATCAATATAGCTAGGAAAATCATACTTCACATCAATCTCAATACAGATTCTTGTATAAGACGCTCTTGATCATGTATAAGTATGCTTATCCAACATAATAGGAACTCTATTGAAGCTAGCAATCTTTGTCAGAATTGTGGCATTCCACAAACGAAGCGGAACTTCCCTCAATTTCAACCAAATAAGAATTATTTTAATCTATGCTAACTTCTGCTCTATCATAAGAGTCCAAGGTCTCAGCACAAACAATTATTAAGAAACACCCATGCTCCAAAGTTGCATTTTTATCCTCATCGGAgtcaaaatcaaacacaaaatcCTATCACCATGCAGAATCATTTTAATCTCACCTAAATTTCACTAGTAAAAATAGATATCTTGTTTTGGTTCATAAAAACTGATGGTTAATAATCAGAATGGATACAATCAAGTATATTCAAAATGTTTTATTTCAGGTAAGTTTACTGATTTTTTTTAATCATACACACAATAACTTAATACCCAAAATCAAAGATGATGCTAGTGTTATGGAATTCAGGCCAGTTGCATTATGTAACATATTATACACAATAGTAACAAAATTGTTATCCAATAagttaaaacaatatatgaacaAGTTTATCTCATTGTCTCGAAATGCAATTTGAAAATGAGGGGTACCAATTACATCACCAAATTTTAATTCGGAAACTTATATGGAAAAACTTGTCACAATCGGTAGCGCAGATCATCAGTAAAGATCTGATACCAAATATGAAGACAAgtttaacttggacgatatcataAATAAATATCCAAGTAATTACCTAGCATGTACCTGAACTGTAACACGAATCGAATTCCAACAAGTATTGCAATctttctttcaagatatgaattaaCAAGTTCTATGCACTCTTTTAGGCTTAAAAACTATTTAGGTTATTTTAACGTACTACTCATGCTATCAATACTTCTTTATATAAAGGAGGATGTTGAGGCTGACGTGGCAGATCCATAATCAATTTCCCGTTTTCTACCAAATTAGGCAGCCACGTCGGAAAACAAGTTATTATATTTGAACAGACAAGTCTTTAGGCATTgtacaagaaaaaaaataatactttTGTTTGTAAGATATCGTTTGCCAACGAAATATACGAGAAGTTATGCCTTTTCAAAAATAACGTTTCTCAAGTGGAAAAAAAGAAGATCTTCCCCTCGGATCCGACGATTCAAGGATTATTTACATACACGGTGACAACCATGTTAACGCTATTTTTTTTCTCGATCTATTTTTCAGCCACAATGTTTTTGAATGACGCGTCACTTAGGATTTTGTAGCGCACGATTTGTGAAGAAACATATCCTTCGGATAAATATATTAAAAGGAGAGAATACGAATCAACTATATATACCAATATCCCAATCCTCTACTTTCTCCTTCATGAGATACAGAGCAACCGCGCCTACTTTTTCACTCACAATTATGAAACATTCATATCATAAACAAATTACTGGTGAAGGAATATGCAAagcacaagattttttttttcttaagcaATGGAAAGGATAAGGTAAGGGTACACCCATATATGATCATGATGATAACAGAGAAATTGGAAAACACGAAATAACGGAGGAGAAGGAATACGGAAGGCACAAGATTATTTTGTTTAAGCTATGGAAAGCATAAGATAAGAGTACACCATACACGATGATGATCACAGAGTAATAAACATTGAATATATACCTTCAAGTGTAATGTGGCGAGGAAATTACGTTAGGAAGTGAAACATGAGAAGGGGCAGTGGGTTGCTAAATCATgcatggttttttctttttatgaactGGCATCCATGAATATTAGTCGCTTCCCCGATTTTTTATATATATCAAAATATCAAGGTACGTAGTATTAACGATTGTTGAATAAGCTATCTAGAGTAGATTATTGCATATGTGTTTCGCTCatatttttatttgttgttttcttgacATTGAATCATTGAGGAAAAAAATTGATAGAAAAAGGCAAAGTTTATATTAGAAAGGTTCTTAATCACCAAACAAGGAAAAGTAGAGTTTGGATGTTGGCTTTCGTGAAATTTATTATGCGTATTTTGGGGTATCATTTAGCATTCAATTAAGGAAACATGTCATCGGGCGAGTTCTAAATCATCGAGAGTGGAAACTCGGGGGTATAataatcacacccaatattttgttcggcaatctgtatggactaaactccaatataattcctagagcaccaacttaaaagtgagactcaa
The sequence above is a segment of the Papaver somniferum cultivar HN1 unplaced genomic scaffold, ASM357369v1 unplaced-scaffold_125, whole genome shotgun sequence genome. Coding sequences within it:
- the LOC113331529 gene encoding LEAF RUST 10 DISEASE-RESISTANCE LOCUS RECEPTOR-LIKE PROTEIN KINASE-like 1.5, with the protein product MTIILKILLLLVVLSIFFRDSHSCSSSRTEESSCFNSTTLSYPFSTNPGCGNPWFQIHCSNQSVPVISINGFSFSFLHFEPNTSSLLVSPLSLLNPTEKTHCSSVLTRRSINLSGSPFRFSDSTCSRLSFVKPCKESLTTHPNCSVCSWECELYKQPIKLLHGCESKNHSDNQEEDEEHNGCQEDFLGFLEIYLKNGIQIQYDENLDTWFSNCRTCESKNGFCGFNSSDPLKPFLCFSSSSTQNISEVIIHRHKSKKIALLIPLFIFVCVLFLTALILALFRFRKTYPSFQTEEDPTTLFLHKHRSPNLLLPPVYSYEELESATNGFDPKRKIGDGGFGSVFLGQLFDTRLVAVKKLHKLHSSTAASKPFCNEILILSSINHPNLVKLHGYCIDPRGLLLVYDYVPNGTLADHLHGSNGLHRKGSLSWQVRVEVALQTAMAVEYLHFSVDPAIVHRDITSSNIFVEKDMKIKVGDFGLSRLLVYPESSVSSRYIWTGPQGTPGYLDPDYHRSFRLTEKSDVYSLGVILLELISGMKAVDLNRDKREIALVDLVVSKIQVGCLHQVIDPVLVSIEGEGIISSVESMAELAFRCVAAEKDDRPDAKEVVAQLKQIKNSISTSRHR